CTTTAGTGTTATGTATGTCAATTTCAATGTTGCCAATACGGTAGCATAGCGTGATTTGCATCATGTTGTTATTAAAATGAGAAGTCATTTAATTTGTATACTTTAGGCTATTCTAGATATTTCTTGAATCTATCTGGTCAGTCCTAAATATTTGTCTACATTTACTTGAAATGATGCTTTTGCGCTATTTTCTTCACTTGCGATTTCATTAGAACTTCATAATGTCTTATTGTGTTTGTgtttgttttcttcctttctcattGTTGTCGGCCGACTACAATGATTCAGTGTCCATGATAATAGGAACATAACAGTTTCAGCAGAActataagatttatcttatgtctaTGTTTTACAGCGGATTTATCACATGGATCACCCTTTCTCCagtgttttctttttccttgagGCAATATTCTCTGACATTTTATGTTGTCAACTGTTAGCATTTGCACCATTCTTTATGATGCATCACTGAGTCAATGgcattcatggtattccaaagaaaTAGCTTTGTTACAGATTGAGATTTTCTATCACATTTTTGCTGAAATCCTAACCTAGAAATTCTACTTataagataaaaatcatgggTTTTAGATGAGCACATTGTTGCTTGAGAAGAGTAATTTCACTTCTTTGTTGTTGGTTTTAATGGATTGGGGCTAAGTTCAGAGAGTTCACTTGGATTCTGAATCTTCTCTGCTTATGCCTAATATTACACCGAAACACTAGCTTTTACATGGGCATTCTTTGCATAATTTGCTTCCTCTTAATATATGATGCTACATGTTTCTTATACTTCTTCCTTGACCTTCAATCAAGTTGTGtaatatttatcaattaatttttttttaatgtgtaaTTCAGTGTAAGTGGATCAAGTCAAGCTGCTCCGTTATATTATGGTTCTGATTTCTTAAATAGCATTGAAAAGGAATATGACTTTAATCTATACATGACCCTCAGCTCTCGACCAGTTTTTCCTCTCCATCTCCCTGTTTCTATCTCTCCATTGTGTGTCTTCACTTGCTCTATTTTTAAGTGTGTTTATAAGCCTCTGAATGTGATATATTCATATAAACACATATTTTTACACTTGTATTGCATATATATCCCTTTCTGATTTCTATTTGATGTTGTTGCAGGTGGCACTGAAGGATTATTTGCAAAGAAAACATTGGAAATCACAAATGATATCCTCTCAACATATCAAAACCAAGGTCTGCTAAAAGTATTCATGGTTTCAATTCTTTTGTTCTACTTTTATAGATAATTCTTCCAAATATGTGACTCTTTGGCTTTACCAGGTGGATATGACTTACTTGGTCGGACAAAGGATCAAATAAGAACAACTGAGCAAGTGAATGCTGCAATGTCTGCCTGTCAAGAATTGAAGTTGGATGGTCTTGTCATTATTGGAGGTACCTGTATTATTATACATATATCTTTGTCAGTGTAGGTTGCAAAGATAAATCATGTTGTTTACCTGCTTTTCCTTGCATTTCTCCAGGAGTTACCTCCAATACTGATGCTGCTCAACTTGCAGAGACATTTGCTGAGTTGAAATGTTCCACAAAGGTATTTATTTTGGCTTCAAAAAGACATGAGAAATTAATTCCTTTTGTTTAGCATTTAATTTGGTTTTAGAAGGATTTATTTTGATCGATGGTGCAATATGAGCTTGTGAATCAGACATGTTTGTGAGTATAGGTTGTTTTCTTATATGATCTGTTCAGGTTGAATAGCTAAACACTAGAAGTTTATGGACAGGTGGTTGGAGTTCCTGTAACCTTGAACGGGGATctaaaaaatcaatttgttgagaCAAATGTAGGATTTGACACAATTTGCAAGGTATTTTTTATTTGTCTTTCTTCATAGAATCTTGATCATTTGTGTTTATGGCATAACACTTAAAGTTCTTTCTTCATGGCTCTGGATAAAACTTAATTCTAGTAAGTGCATTGTAACATGTGCCATCATTCTTTGTTTCTGCTCAATATGAAATAAAGACCAACActcttattatttttgttatgCTTTTGCTGACAATAAATGTGCATCCTGGATTCTAGAATTAACAttcagctttctcctctaccGTGGTCATGACTAATATTGTACTGTTCAATGTCTTAATGAATATTACTTTTGTCACCCTATTTGCAGGTCAACTCACAACTTATTAGTAATGTATGCACAGATGCTCTCTCTGCAGAAAAGGTAATGACTTAACTCATAGATTCTGGGGAGAAAAAGTAATATTTATGTATGAAAATAGCTGTGAAATTTATGGACATGCAAGGAGTCAAATCTTTATGTAAGAATCTTGGAAACTGGCTACTTCATTTTTCCTTAAGACACTGAGAAAACTGAAAAAATGCTACCCAGTAATCCATTGGGATCTTCATCTTATCATGCAGTCTTGCTTATAAAATACTTTGCTACAAGGCTAATATTGCTAAACAATTAGACGAAAATTGCTTTTGCTTATAACAATTTACTTTCCTGCCATGTTTTTCTTTGCTCATGCCTCTAACCAAATTAGACGAAAATGAATTTGcagtattattattttattcgcCTGATGGGCCGCAAGGCATCACATGTAGCCTTGGAGTGTACTCTCCAGTCACACCCAAATATGGTCAGTTCTTTTGTCAGATTTATgtcattttttcttctctttcaatcATTTGCATTGTGAATATGCTTCGATTGCTGATTGGAGTTCACTTCAACTGATCTTAGGTCATTCTAGGTGAGGAAGTCGCAGCATCAAAACTTACAATTTTTGACATTACACAGCAGATCTGTGATGCAGTCCAAGCCAGGGCAGAAAAAGGTCACATGAGGAGCTGTTAATTCGCCTTTTACTGATATGTTTTCTTTTCCTGATGCACTATTTTGCTTTTGCACAGACAAATATCATGGTGTCATCCTCATCCCAGAGGGTCTTGTAGAGAGCATACCAGAATTATACGCACTGCTTCAGGTAGTTGATATGTTGCATGGCGAAACAACTTCATTATTAGTTCTTAGCTTTACAATTAAAGATGATCTGACTTTCTTTTTCATTATGTTATAACTGCTATAGGAAATTCATGGTCTTCATCGTCGAGGAGTGTCTGTTGAGGATATTTCTTCTCAGCTTTCCCCATGGGCATCTGCACTGTTTGTTTTTTTGCCACCATTTATCAGGAAACAGGTTCTGTTTCGAGTACTTTTCTTTGGTGAATATGTTGTAGATGTTTATTCACTGGATGCTATTAAATTTTTTGTGAATTATTAGTAACTCTATAAGTGCCCTGCAGTTGCTTCTGCATCCAGAATCTGATGACTCTGCCCAGCTTTCCCAGGTAAACCTCAAACATTTTGGCAGATATTCAGAATAGTTCAAGCATTTATATAGTCTTACTTTCTTTTCATGCTTCTCTGTTTAGATTGAGACAGAAAAGCTTCTAGCTCAATTGGTGGAGACAGAAATGAATAAGCGGTTGGTAAGTTCAATCTAGCTTTAAGACTCCCTAGTTCATCAATAAAATTGATCGAGAATTAGAATTATTGTGTTTGTATGTTCTCTGTTGTTGGACGAGGCTCTGTATCAGTAACTATTTCTTTATGTAAgaaattgttttctttttttacctttttttattcatttatataACACATCTTTCATCCTATCTTAACAGAAGGAAGGCACCTACAAGGGAAAGAAATTTAATGCAATATGCCACTTTTTCGGGTATCAAGCTCGAGGGTCTTTACCATCAAAATTCGATTGTGACTATGCATTTGTAAGTCCTATGAATAGCAACTCATCTTTAGCTTCCTCATTTGGCATGAAGGGTGAACATGTATCAACTTAACTGTACTGTTTTAGGTTCTTGGGCATGTGTGCTATCACATACTGGCAGCCGGTTTAAATGGTTACATGGCAACTATTACAAATCTGAAAAACCCAGTGAATAAGTGGCGATGTGGAGCTGCTCCAATTACAGTAAGATGTGTACCTTGTGTGTTAGTATTATGAATAACTGGCTTCTTCAGAGCCTGACTGCAGGGATCTGCTTATTTTGTACAAACCATGACAAGCTCTATTTGACTAGAAACTTTGATTACTGCTAGGCAATGATGACTGTGAAGCGTTGGTCACATGGTCCTGGAGCCATGCCAATAGGAAAACCTGCCATCCACCCTGCCACAGTTGATTTGAAGGGAAAAGCATACGAGTATGTTTTCATCAGCAACATTTAGCTATAACTTCTTTGCTGCTCATAACTTCTCTAGGTCTACTTGCTGGGCAACTAAGCCACTTATTACTCAGTTTTTTCTGTTTCTTCATTTGTTTTCtggataattttcttttcttattaattgCAAATCCTTACCTAGCTGGCGTTAGTTTAATATTCTTATTAATTAGCATTtttaagtaattcaaatttggaatcCAGGTTGCTGAGGCGCAGTGCTTCAAGTTTTTTGATGGATGATATATATAGAAACCCAGGACCACTCCAGTTTGATGGTCCAGGTGCAGATGCTAAGGCTATATCATTGTGTGTTGAAGATCAAGATTACATGGGCCGGATCAAATTGCTGCAGGAGTATCTAGATAAGGTACTTATATCTTGTCATTAGTTTGTCTCATGTgcgtttttattttttgtatatcAGTGTTGTTGAATATGCAATAATCACATCAAAAAGAAATTGTTGCAAGAATCAATAGCTTCTTCAAGATTTTCTGGATTACCAGTAATCTGAATATTGTCATCCATTCCTTTCGATGCTTAAGAGATATTTTTTCACATCAAAAGCTTGAATTTTCAACATAGGTCATGATGACTGGTTTTAATGCTTATTATCCACTCAGTAACATATATCGTATATAAGCCAAGGACATTTGGTGCTCTTCATTTGTATGTTCTATCACGGTTATAACCTCTAGTTAGAATGTTTAACTTCTACTTGGACACAAGATTTAGCAAATTATATTACCTTCTTTCGAATTTGCTTCTTTGTAACAAAATATGATCCATAGTTGTAACATTTTGCTTTAGGGTGTTTCCATTGCTTTCTGAAACATTTTGCCCGAGGGTACGACTGTCATCTGTGTTTCTATTGGGCCCTGGTACTGCTGTCCGTCCAAACCATGTTATTGGACTTCCTTTGTGCTGAGGCATTagctgtttattatattttgcataaattataTGATGTTATCTGCTTTATTATGATTCCTATGCTGACGCCTTTAGTTTTATACAGGTCAGGAGCATTGTGAAGCCAGGATGTCCGCAAGAAGTCCTGAAAGCAGCTTTAAGTTCTATGGCCTCCGTGACAGATGTGTTGTCTGTCATGTCTTCTTCCTCGCTCAATGGGTAGACACCCCTCTGAAACAACCATTCTCACTGGAAGATCTTACCAGGCTGCATGTTTCCTTTTCCCTCTCCTTAATCAGCTTTTCCAAACTCCTAAGGTTTATTAGGAAGTACCTGAGAGTGATTTGACTTTCTAATGCTTCTATCTCTTTTTCCATTGTATCCACCAATTTTGACCATATGTCGCCACTCATGAGCCCACACTTACATATCTGCTGGGAGCGGAATAAAAGAACAAACAATTTGGTTCATTGAGATAAAATGGAACCGATATTGCCTTTACATGCTGAGAAGATGCATAATAAGTGCATCCGTTTCATGAATGAGCGGCTGTGCTCGGAAGCCTTGGATACGTGGAATGGTGTTTGAGGCTTGAGGGAGGGATATTATGGAGTTTGAGCGACGAAGCACCTGACGTAATTCTTTGATGCCTCCATTTTCATCTTTTATTAAGCCTCATTAGTCCCTATATTAGCTGGAGCAACAAAGATTGATTTGGGAATTAGTTGTACAGTCACTAATAAATTGCCAATCAAGTGTAAAAAAATAATCTAGGAGAGTTTTTTTTGGGTTTTAATAAGACTATAACTTATTATGCCACCATTTCCCATCTCTCGACTCATCTAGCAACTAAAAAGCTATTGGTCAGATTCACATAGACTTCCAAACTCTGCTCATCTTGCCTCATTATAATATTACAACTCTAGCAAAGCCTTGCACCATTTTTTTGTTAGATCATACACGTCTTGGGGGGAAACCACTATAAAGACTTTCTTATGTGTCACCCGTTTTATCGGCACAATTTCTTAAGCCCTAAGTTCCCAAATCACAGGCCTTATGGATTAAGAAAACTCCCAAATTTGACCTATACAAACTATGATGGACGCATCGACCCAAAAATAGTACCATCCGGTGCACAAGATTTCCAACCTCCATAGTGGACGAGGACATCGATTGATATTATACAATCTTAAATCTGAAAATAATTTAACCCCGCAGTGTGACAAACCGAGACGTCGATTCTTGATCATACAAGATGTGAGTCAAGATCCGTCCTCACACGAATTTTAAAGATTGATATAATCGATTAATTTAATTCGGTCGTTAATCGAGTCAAACCATATCAAAAGGTCCTTTCCCGTCCGATTAATCGTCCACCGCCATCTGAATCGGTCCAGACGGGTCCGGTCAGGTTCTTGAGGGAACCGCGTCGGCGTTTCTTTAGGTTGCTGCTCTAAGACGCGCATCCGCACACGGGTCTCCGTAAGTCCAATTCCTCTCTCCTCTTCCGGCTCCCGTTCCCGAGTTCCCCCGCCCCCCACCGACTCAGCGAGGGCTCGGTCCTTTCCCGCCGGGACTCCGCCCGATCCTCGCCACGAGGCCGCCGACAAAGAGAGCGGCGGCACTGGGGTTCCCGGGATCTGAATAACGGGGAAGAAGCGGAAGGCGTGCTCGCTAGTGGCGGCGGAGATCCGAGGAGGAATTCCGAGGCAGAGGGAGGGGCGTCGGCGATCTTCTGGTGGTTTCAACAGTGAGTCTTCTTTCTCTTCCCTTTTCTTGGTTTTCTTTTGGTTCTTTCTTCACCGGGAAGAAGAAATGAAGGCGAAGCTTGatacccattttcttttcttttaatataAAGAATCTCGTGCCGTCAGATGTCGATCCAGATCCGGACCGGCTGATCTTGTTGAGCTAACCTAAACCCCAAATCCTCCGGGATATCCAATGAAGGACCAACTGTTTAAAGAATATGCAAGAACATGATACTGTCTGAAGAAAGATCTTGCGTCTCACGAAGGAAGTCTAACAATCTAAATTTACGAATGAGGTAGTAAAAATGGAACACCTAGGACATTAAAGGTCTCATAGGTCTAAAGAATAATCACCTAGCTAggattttcttattattattccaCTAATCAAGATGACACTCATGGTAAGCTACCAAACATGTTTGAACGTTTTATCTGTACATTATGTTATTTATAATGTTTTGTTCCATGCTTTATGGAGCTATTTTATGTAATATTTCCATATTCTTGATTGTTAAGATTTTGGTAGCAGTTTCTAGTTTTAATGACTTAGTACCTACAATTTATAGCTATTTGTGTATATATTTTTAAAGAACCTCTTGGAAGTCATGGACCATTGTGGGTGATAGGTGGAGGATAATGGTTCTAAACAAGCTGAGTCATAGATTATATGCAATCACGTAAGTATGGCATGCATACTAAATTGCAAATTGAGAATTGAGTAATCTATAAGCTGTAGCTATTCTTTCTCTTGCCTCTTCCTTGGTCAGGTCAAATAGTCAGGAAAGAGCTTGGCCTGACCCATCGAGAAAGTGCAGGTCAGCTCTGCTTGTGAGATAGTATTAGTGTGAGCTCCAAAAGATGTTAATTATAAATAAGAAGATTGAGCTAAATATCCCTTTTCACCTACTGGTATGTCCGAGGGAGATTAAGCCCTCAAAATATAAAACAGCTACCAAGAGAAATGACTGGGCTTGGGGTCGAAAGGCAAAAGCATGATATGGTTGAAAAGTTTATACTGttactttattttctttattgtaGTGGTAACTTTTGCTTATTGTCAATGGAAGTATGACTAGGTGCACACTTAATGGGCATTTTTGCTCTGTTGTTTCAATCTAGTTCATTTTTTATTGGACACTAAGGCATTGTCCCTTCTATTGATCACTTATGCCATAACAGACAACAAAACTCTTTGAAATTTAAGTTTTTCAGAGTCTActtctgcaacaaacaaataCTTCAATTGTAACTCTCACTGTTTCACAGGAGTCATGTTTAGCCCGATTTAACTTCAGAGCAAGTAGCCCTAGTCTCTGAGAGGCCTTAATGCCTTAGCGTGGGTAGAATGATCGGTAAATTTATTCTATAACATGTTTTGTTGTACTCGTGCTACATATCCTCCGGTACGAGTTGCCCCCACATGTGTGCTATCATGCTCTGGACAGAGTCATGTTGCTAAAAACTATACTAGTACTTACATGGCCAAGACTAAATATGCAACAACTCAGAAGCATGAAGGTGCAATCGGATGCAATTGGTGATTTGAATTAAAAAAGGGCAATCGGACTGTTTAATATCAGTGGGTATGTATTAGTTTGTCTGGTATTTTAAACCATTCTTTCATTGTTTTTGAAAATGTCTTTATTAGCCAAGGTATAGCAAAATCTTAGTTGTCTTACCTGATGCCCACCAAAGAGtgtagaaaatatttatatgtcCATGCAAAGCACCTTCTTTTCCAagtctttcttttgttttttttttccgccAGTAGGATATAACATACGATTTATATCTgtgtaaatgttttttttttgtctttttttttatttattttttcggtCTCTAGGAGGACTACCTTATTTGTTTAGAgaacaagaaaatatataaagCGTTTAACGAGTTAGTGAAAATTTAATATTctaaatttatttcatatatcTTTTGTTTTAAATTGACATATTTATCGATTATGTTTTAGCATTTTCCAAATCATGCATTTGGATAATTTGGTTATATCCAAATCATACTTCATTACTCGAGTGACTCAATAGATCGAATAACTCCTCCATGAGGTGGGtaaaaaaattcaaagaaaagAGCAATTTCAAAATGAAATTCAAAACAAACCTCTGATTTTCCAAGATGAATGTCTTTGCACTATTATTCTATGTTATACACATGCATTCATTTAGGTTAAGAAAATATTATGCTGTAAAGAAAATAGCATGCATATGATTTCACAGATGCATTCCTTTCATATGCTATAGCCTTTTGAAAAGGTGAATAAGGTCAGTATAGCCTTTCATATGCTATAGCCCTCTGATAAGGTGATGCATCAAGATTGAGCCTCAGTGCATCTCATGCCTTTGTTTGCCTCAGGCAGGACTTTGATAATGTAGCTACAATGCACATTCGACAGGTCTCCAATAGGAGCTGCATGTTATCGGGTGGGTGACAGATGGGTGGCATGGGACTGCTGAATTCTTGATTTTGACGTGGTGTTATATTTCACTGCAATGCATGTCTCTTTGTGCTTACTAAAAATAATTACAATTTGTTGCTGATATGAATAGGTTTCAATTATCCTGATTCTGTTGATGTGCCACAGGATTTGATAAACTATCAATAAATTAGTTGACCATGGACAATGGTGAAATCGAGAGTGCAGATGAGGAAATGCCTTCACATGGTGGACGGCAGTACAGGCCGGTGGTTTCCCATGAACAATCCATTGTCCAAATGACTTCCATGGAGTCTGGACCTCCTACTGAGATGCCAAAACAGTGAGTTccttatttgaatttttttttaaatattttttacattatttgagTCTCTTGTTTCATGTAAGTATTAGTTTTCATGATCTTTTGTTTCGGTTGGTTATgttttattctttcttttatttgcttGAAACTGTAAAAAGAGTTCTATTTTTATCAGTTCTCTACATAATATGGGAACACAGTCTATCAAGGTGCATGTTATTGTGGGAGCAGCAAGAGTTCTGGTCTCCATAGGATAAGGGGCAATGCATGTCAGCTGCAtgaattttcataattttgaacttgtcaCACTTCTATACTAGAGGAAATATTAGTAATGATGCCTGCATCTCTAAGCTCTCTTGGTTCAGGAATGAACACGTGCCTGTTGCATTTATGCTTAAAGAAGAATTTCATTACTAAGATCAATTTTGGTTGGCATCcatttaaaaggatattattaAATTTTCGTAAAACTTCAATCTAGAGTTCTATTAGGATTAACACTTGATTGTTGAGGTTTTGCTTGGCTCATAACTTGGCTCGGTCCTCCAATTCCACCAATCAAGTGAATGCAAGTGTGACTTTTACGGTGCTAACAGGGTACTTCTATATGAgttcttctatttcttttattTGCTATATGGTTCTGTCTGAAATTTCTATTCCTTGTCTCAAATACAGGATTTTCTTACTATTTCAGGTATACTAATATAATTGATTAAATATGgcttttaaatttatatattggAATTTTTAAAAGAAAATGTTCTACAATGTATTTACCTTTTCTTTTGCTGTTTATTTTCCTAGCATCACTTATTTTGTTATACTACTTTACTGGCACAAGGCTGACAAAAtaacaatttttttatatttattgtaGGAAAATTAGGATTCCGTCACAATCAGAGAATGTTCCCAATCCAATGGAGGGACCTTCTAATGGCCATGATGAATTGAATAACTCTCAGAGGGAATCAAAATTGGAATTATTTGGTTTTGATTCTCTTGTTAacaaattgggactcaaaaggtaAGTGATCATTTTTTCATCTTTAATTCTTTACTTTTTTCATTCAATTTtagttttttctttcatttctttcatGGCCGGTGAAATTGTGTAATTCATGCTCTTCTTAAACTCATAATGAGATGTGTTTCTTTGGTCTGTTGGTTGAAGTCATATTATAGTCCGAtacttatattatatatttgttgAGGTTTAAGTCACGGAAAAGTCACTATGTTGGCTCTCCCCAGAACCGTACTGGTTATGTGCTCGACAAGTATGTATTGGTTGCTATGACACCAACACAGACTTCAAATAGATACTTAAGTAGTAGTTCAACTCAGTATCTAGATAATATACTATGATACTGGCATACCACGACCCAGTTTGGCCAGTATGGTACAGTTGGTTTAATGTAAAAAGATACAGTCTGGATATCTTTTCTTCAATTTTTAATTAATTGAATCATTACAGTATGACAGGAGAACAGATCCCAACACCCTCAAGTCCAAGGGATGGTGAGGACATTTCCATTACTATTGGGAGCCCAAAGGTACATTTGCTGGGTTTTTGGTTACAGCTACTCTGTATTTGTTTTTGTTTAGTTGAAAAACTTTATCAACTTGCTTGCAGAAGTTACACATGCATGAAATGTTGATAACTTCCTATCACCTCCTCATGCATTTTCCAACTTATACTCTATGCTTTGCCTCATTACCAATATATAGAAATCTGGATCAGCCTTAATAAACATATAGAGTTAATCTTAGAGCATTGATTAGGGTACCCTATATATGGAGTTAAATTCTTCTGTGATGTTATTTCATTGTTATCttagtaattttttttctcttacttCAAATGTAAAACATAAGAATATATAGAGGCAATAATTCAACTACTGTGATGATGTGAATGCAAAAAAACTCTAGTTGTGTGCATGGTTTGCCTTATCGGTCTGTATCGGTGTATCGACCAACCATCGGTCTGGTACATATCAATGTACCGAcacattgtcacgaacggtcgttgcgcacccgcaacaacttcgttcaacgaatcgttcatcgctgttgcatgcttgtacagagacatggcagcatATTTTacgttggttttgtgtgtttttgtttagaaaatgtaagcaacgacaGTTCGCAGCGCTGCAGTGCAACCGCTCGCCGCGCTGGGccaaactgccccaaaatggttTCGTTTTCGAGGGCCACGACTTGTTTTCTGTAGACCGCAATTGCAcgtaaaacgtcagccatcttagcaccctagaaccccccgggtggcacagggctggttggggcttcggtatagtgtcgggcgttgaacaatcttcataagTTCGTACGTTAACTTGACAGAAATTTGCCTTCGCGCTCGATAcccgatgagcagttgtttgcggacttgcaactgttcgttctaccttctaaagtccttgttttctccttcctctcttttctctcttccacttaaggtgctcgttgaattgttTGTAAAACTTTCCTCTTCGtgggacgtcgggacttgtctgtcgcttgttttcaaactaatcaactttttgtttcgcaggtccttcgggacttatacgaggttgcaactaggctgaccctttgcggatgcatatgtTACAAGGTTGCCTCATGACTTCGGCAATCCCAATgaagtccgaggagttggcgtaagggtgcttcacgacttaggtaactctagctaagtctgtgactttgccgtaagggtgcctcacgacttagataattccagttaagtccgtgacaacacGGTACGGTGGGATGTACCAATAGACTGGTATTTACCACCCATACTAATCCCCTATTCGATCGgtatgtatcgagcggtacattgTGGTATGGTGAACCTTAGTTGTGTGGTCTTTATATTTGTTATAGTAGAAGATCTCTTTTCATAAATTTTCATGTTATTTTCGGTAAGAATACTTGCAATATCCAAGTTGTGATTTAGTTGTCTATTTGGATAAGTTCAGGCTtatctagtcaaaagttgaatctAGAGTATAGAATTTCTATTTTCTGGGATAAATCGACTTAATGGCCAAACTATTGTGTTCTAATTTTGTTAACTGGAGAAATTATAAAAAGTAGTAGGACAGTTTGAAGATGATGAAGGTTAACAATGAGTGAAACTGTTATACTCTATAAATGCTGTTGTAAACTGTCTTCAATTTAATTGATTGTTCGAGGCATGGACTGCAGCTTCTCTCGGATCGGTACAAAATGGGTGGTATATACTGGTTCGAGTGTGAACCGTTCTGTGTACTGCCCCTGTTTTGATGGTCTGGTCAATCCAATAAAaagtaagagaaaaaaatatttcacatGAACACAAGCCTCTTCCCTGGACACACACCTGCAAGCCGCTGCTGTTGCCCGCATTCTGTCATCTGTTGTTGATTTTGGGTATGCTTCATCTTCTCCTTCACCTCcgttctctttctccttcctcttcctccgtaacctcctcttcttccttcctcttcctccactgtgttctcttcttccttcctccttcctcctcttcctccaccgccatCTATTCCTTCCTTCCACGCCTCCTTTCTCTTTGAGTATTCAGTACGTATTGTTCCCTCGTCAGATCGATACACCTGGTTGGTACGAGACGACGAACCTTGGTTCAAGGAATTAGAGATCCCTGTCAAAATTGCTAGGATAGTCCTGGCTTGGTTGCCAACATCAAGAATATGTGTCCGACCTCTAAGCTTGTGCTTTTGAGTAATTTGTGATCCACTGATTTGTTTATTTTTGTGGGTCAGAGATGATTTCATGAGCCCTTCTTAAAGTCAATCCTGTGCTCCACCTTATTCAGTTCACGTTAACGAGGCATGTAATCTTCAAGGAAAGTTGGTCTTTCTGAATGGCAGAGGATGGTTACCACAGGGATAGCCTAGTAGATTAAATTACTCTTGGCTAGGATAATCATTTACATAACAAAAACTAACTAGGGAAGACAGCTAGTAAATTACTCTCAAACAAAAACtagaaaaatatttgttttataCAAGAAA
This DNA window, taken from Musa acuminata AAA Group cultivar baxijiao chromosome BXJ3-7, Cavendish_Baxijiao_AAA, whole genome shotgun sequence, encodes the following:
- the LOC135643380 gene encoding pyrophosphate--fructose 6-phosphate 1-phosphotransferase subunit alpha gives rise to the protein MDSDYGVLRELSDLQKLRALYQPGLPPCVQGTTVRVEFGDATTTSDPAGAHVISQAFPHTYGQPLAHFLRPTAKVPDAQIIVEQPAIRVGVVFCGRQSPGGHNVIWGLHSAIKSHNPNSTLLGFVGGTEGLFAKKTLEITNDILSTYQNQGGYDLLGRTKDQIRTTEQVNAAMSACQELKLDGLVIIGGVTSNTDAAQLAETFAELKCSTKVVGVPVTLNGDLKNQFVETNVGFDTICKVNSQLISNVCTDALSAEKYYYFIRLMGRKASHVALECTLQSHPNMVILGEEVAASKLTIFDITQQICDAVQARAEKDKYHGVILIPEGLVESIPELYALLQEIHGLHRRGVSVEDISSQLSPWASALFVFLPPFIRKQLLLHPESDDSAQLSQIETEKLLAQLVETEMNKRLKEGTYKGKKFNAICHFFGYQARGSLPSKFDCDYAFVLGHVCYHILAAGLNGYMATITNLKNPVNKWRCGAAPITAMMTVKRWSHGPGAMPIGKPAIHPATVDLKGKAYELLRRSASSFLMDDIYRNPGPLQFDGPGADAKAISLCVEDQDYMGRIKLLQEYLDKVRSIVKPGCPQEVLKAALSSMASVTDVLSVMSSSSLNG